The Lycium ferocissimum isolate CSIRO_LF1 chromosome 1, AGI_CSIRO_Lferr_CH_V1, whole genome shotgun sequence genome includes a region encoding these proteins:
- the LOC132054419 gene encoding uncharacterized protein LOC132054419, producing MKSDKSELIPLRDQEGVDALLQFNDSSAHVYASSLEEEPNSVPPSDSAKEIELIVVSDSEPDITPEGDVENDLGRPLKKAQFQSAEDSEPQQKEAVGDDGQKHASVTRSCGSYVET from the coding sequence ATGAAGTCTGATAAGTCCGAATTGATACCGCTGAGGGATCAAGAAGGTGTCGATGCGCTGTTACAATTTAATGATAGTTCTGCTCATGTTTATGCATCAAGTTTGGAGGAGGAGCCTAATTCTGTACCGCCATCAGACAGTGCGAAAGAAATAGAACTTATTGTTGTTTCtgattcagaaccagatatTACTCCTGAAGGTGATGTTGAGAATGATTTGGGAAGACCTCTGAAGAAGGCACAGTTCCAGTCAGCTGAAGACAGTGAACCTCAGCAGAAAGAAGCTGTTGGTGATGATGGTCAAAAGCATGCCAGTGTTACTAGGTCGTGCGGTAGTTACGTGGAAACATAA
- the LOC132054428 gene encoding uncharacterized protein LOC132054428 has product MDCNKDEALRAKEVAEKKMLNNDFEGAKKIAEKAERLYPQLENISQLLTVCNVHCSAQSNRVGSERDWYGILQIDRFSDELTIKKQYRRLALMLHPDKNKLPGAEAAFKLIVEANMVLSDQVKRSLYDNKYRVISGAGVAKQPPHLVNRNSFVRQNNIPNGFNAQFSNLNHHKYTQPTSSAVQETFWTQCPSCKIRYQYYSNYVNSVLRCQKCLETFTAYDLGYQGAAPCVPKWSQPGGQAVPLKTNLNQPSEQKELPNQGTSKMTAGSAGFPPTQMGYRSGFSSRTAGPEPEKSRGKTAPVFENIRTKQKDVKHEKLKRGKREGPARPKVDRKSRKRSRKQIVESSESDDTSTSVETEDVEIENGNDPPAGQGNGADSYGARRSSRRRQNISYSEGVSGDETDLASPLKKARSNQSAGDSKPRQKEAVGGDDQHRANVTMPCSNSVERLNQNGVGFPEGDVQNNNSKIGTVKEQASRPPSGGGKKVELIVDSDSEPDTVPDSNLPEVYDYPDPEFSDFDKLKAQNCFAIDQIWACYDTADSMPRFYAHIRKVYSPEFKVMFTWLEAHPEDQRGRAWVTAELPVGCGKFRRGSTEFTSDRLTFSHQVQCEMGKRGLYIVYPRKGETWALFKDWDISWGSDPDNHRKYKYEIVEILSDYVVDVGVQVGYLDKMTRFVSLFKRTRLTEVGSFFVKPNELYKFSHRIPSFKMTGTEGEGVPAGSFELDPASLPVNPDDIWYPEKVMQDNRAANSEPREHVSPAVPPGTSDKSRMSENVTISLKSGEVKGIRAANREFSKVRRSPRGVNLSEEKQSNMSSRSANDSPSPDFDDNCVKSDRHSSASVPSHLSSQADEELHPCTKNFDLSNSSGTSKNPITLSDDKGFEEVFCDFRMDISVGKFQVDQVWALYGQNRMPRTYAQIKKIFPAPFKLHVVLLEAGGGPKNAQSGCGTFKIQNERHQVYAPSSFSHVVKAVSINRNRFEIYPREGDIWALYKNWKKLSLHPDTSEYEIVEVIENSKDRIKVSSMVRVNGFKSVFRSPRIQRSNPSILEIPKDEFGRFSHQIPAFQLTGEKGGVLRGCWELDPASVPCSR; this is encoded by the coding sequence ATGGACTGCAACAAGGATGAGGCCCTAAGGGCCAAAGAGGTTGCGGAGAAGAAAATGTTGAATAATGACTTTGAAGGGGCTAAAAAGATTGCAGAGAAAGCAGAACGACTTTACCCTCAACTAGAGAACATATCCCAGTTACTTACTGTCTGTAATGTTCACTGTTCAGCTCAAAGCAACAGAGTAGGATCAGAAAGGGACTGGTACGGGATTCTTCAAATTGATAGGTTTTCTGATGAATTGACCATCAAGAAACAATATCGGAGACTTGCCCTTATGCTTCATCCTGACAAGAATAAGTTGCCTGGAGCAGAGGCAGCTTTCAAGCTAATTGTGGAAGCAAATATGGTTCTCTCAGACCAAGTCAAAAGGTCTTTATACGATAATAAGTACAGAGTTATATCCGGAGCTGGAGTAGCAAAGCAACCGCCTCATCTGGTTAATCGAAATTCATTTGTCAGGCAaaacaacattccaaatggTTTCAATGCTCAGTTCAGTAATTTAAATCACCATAAATATACGCAACCAACTTCATCTGCAGTGCAGGAAACGTTCTGGACACAATGTCCCAGTTGCAAAATTAGGTACCAGTATTACAGTAATTATGTGAACAGTGTTCTACGTTGCCAGAAGTGCTTGGAGACTTTCACTGCATATGATTTAGGTTATCAAGGTGCTGCCCCTTGTGTACCTAAATGGAGTCAGCCTGGAGGTCAGGCTGTGCCCCTCAAAACTAATCTCAACCAGCCTTCTGAGCAGAAAGAGCTTCCTAACCAAGGAACCTCGAAAATGACTGCAGGCAGTGCTGGGTTTCCACCCACCCAAATGGGTTACCGATCAGGTTTTAGCAGCAGAACAGCAGGGCCTGAACCAGAGAAATCCAGAGGAAAGACTGCTCCAGTGTTCGAGAATATAAGGACCAAACAAAAagatgtaaagcatgaaaagcTAAAGAGAGGTAAGAGAGAAGGACCTGCAAGGCCAAAGGTGGATCGTAAAAGCAGGAAAAGGAGTCGGAAACAGATAGTTGAATCAAGTGAGAGTGATGATACTTCAACCAGTGTCGAGACAGAAGATGTGGAAATTGAGAATGGAAACGATCCACCTGCTGGACAAGGAAATGGAGCTGATAGCTATGGTGCTAGGAGATCATCTCGGCGTAGGCAGAATATTTCATACAGTGAAGGTGTAAGTGGTGATGAGACTGATCTGGCAAGCCCTCTGAAGAAGGCACGGTCTAACCAGTCAGCTGGAGACAGCAAACCTCGGCAGAAAGAAGCTGTTGGTGGTGATGATCAACATCGAGCCAATGTAACTATGCCGTGCAGTAATTCTGTGGAAAGATTAAATCAAAATGGAGTGGGCTTTCCTGAAGGCGATGTGCAAAACAACAATTCCAAGATTGGGACAGTTAAGGAACAGGCTTCTAGACCGCCCTCAGGTGGCGGAAAAAAAGTTGAACTTATTGTTGATTCTGATTCAGAACCAGATACAGTTCCTGATAGTAATCTTCCGGAGGTTTATGATTATCCTGATCCTGAATTTAGTGATTTTGACAAGCTTAAAGCACAAAATTGCTTTGCAATTGATCAGATCTGGGCTTGCTATGATACAGCTGATAGTATGCCAAGATTCTATGCCCACATTAGGAAGGTATACAGTCCTGAATTTAAGGTGATGTTCACTTGGCTTGAGGCTCATCCGGAAGATCAAAGGGGCAGAGCTTGGGTCACGGCAGAGTTGCCTGTTGGCTGTGGGAAATTTAGACGTGGGAGTACAGAATTCACTTCTGATCGACTTACATTTTCTCATCAAGTGCAGTGCGAAATGGGCAAGAGAGGTCTGTACATTGTATATCCTAGGAAAGGAGAAACGTGGGCCCTTTTCAAAGATTGGGATATTAGTTGGGGCTCTGATCCAGATAATCATAGGAAGTACAAGTATGAAATTGTGGAGATTCTTTCTGATTATGTAGTGGATGTTGGTGTCCAAGTTGGTTACTTAGATAAAATGACCAGATTTGTTAGCCTTTTCAAGCGAACAAGGCTGACTGAAGTTGGTTCGTTCTTTGTAAAGCCAAATGAACTTTACAAGTTCTCTCATCGAATTCCTTCTTTCAAAATGACTGGAACTGAAGGAGAGGGTGTACCTGCAGGATCCTTTGAACTTGATCCTGCTTCTTTACCCGTCAATCCAGATGATATTTGGTACCCTGAAAAGGTTATGCAAGACAACAGGGCTGCAAATTCTGAACCTAGGGAACATGTTTCTCCTGCAGTTCCCCCTGGAACTAGTGATAAGTCCAGGATGTCTGAGAATGTGACGATATCTCTGAAGTCTGGAGAGGTGAAAGGCATCCGTGCTGCTAATAGAGAGTTTTCTAAGGTTCGAAGATCTCCTAGAGGAGTGAACCTATCCGAGGAAAAGCAAAGTAATATGAGCTCTCGTTCTGCCAATGACAGTCCTTCCCCTGATTTTGATGATAATTGTGTTAAAAGTGACCGTCACTCAAGTGCCAGCGTACCAAGTCATTTGTCAAGTCAAGCTGATGAAGAGTTGCATCCATGCACAAAGAACTTTGATCTCAGCAACTCCTCTGGAACCTCCAAGAATCCAATAACTTTGTCAGATGATAAAGGTTTTGAAGAAGTTTTTTGTGATTTTAGGATGGATATATCAGTGGGGAAGTTTCAAGTAGATCAGGTATGGGCTCTTTATGGTCAAAATAGAATGCCAAGGACTTATGCTCAGATTAAGAAGATTTTTCCTGCCCCATTCAAATTGCATGTAGTCCTTCTTGAGGCGGGTGGAGGGCCTAAAAATGCTCAGTCTGGTTGTGGAACGTTCAAAATCCAGAATGAAAGACACCAAGTCTATGCTCCTAGTTCCTTCTCCCATGTGGTGAAAGCAGTATCTATTAATAGAAACAGGTTTGAGATCTATCCAAGAGAAGGAGATATTTGGGCACTGTACAAGAACTGGAAAAAATTAAGTTTGCATCCAGACACATCTGAGTATGAGATAGTGGAGGTCATTGAGAATTCAAAAGACCGGATAAAAGTTTCATCCATGGTGCGTGTGAATGGTTTCAAGTCAGTCTTTAGGTCTCCAAGAATACAAAGATCAAATCCTTCTATTCTAGAAATACCTAAAGATGAGTTCGGGAGATTTTCTCATCAGATCCCAGCATTTCAGCTGACCGGGGAAAAAGGAGGAGTTTTGAGAGGCTGCTGGGAGCTTGATCCTGCTTCAGTTCCATGTTCTCGGTAA